One region of Hydrogenobaculum sp. Y04AAS1 genomic DNA includes:
- the rpsC gene encoding 30S ribosomal protein S3 — MGQKTHPIGFRIGVTKDWLSKWCTSKKEYPNTLHEDIVIRKYIKERYKSAGISKVTIERSGEKIRVRILSSKPGIIIGRKGAEVDQLKNDLERIVKNKDISLSVDEVRVPQLDAQLVAEDIALQIERRVSHRRAMKRAIDNAIKSGAKGIKVQVKGRIGGADLARAEWFLVGRMPLQTLRADIDYGYATAYTKYGILGIKVWIYKGDILKGGKEEIMKKIEEDLVSQAKEV, encoded by the coding sequence ATGGGTCAAAAAACTCATCCAATAGGTTTTAGAATAGGGGTTACAAAAGATTGGTTAAGCAAATGGTGCACTTCTAAAAAAGAATATCCAAATACTTTACATGAAGATATTGTTATTAGGAAATATATTAAAGAAAGATATAAATCAGCCGGTATATCAAAGGTGACCATTGAAAGATCAGGAGAGAAGATAAGGGTAAGGATTTTATCTTCTAAACCAGGTATAATAATCGGTAGAAAAGGTGCTGAAGTTGATCAATTGAAGAACGATTTGGAAAGAATTGTTAAAAACAAAGATATAAGCTTAAGCGTAGATGAGGTTAGAGTACCACAGCTTGATGCCCAACTTGTGGCTGAGGATATAGCTCTTCAAATTGAAAGGCGCGTATCTCATAGAAGAGCTATGAAAAGAGCTATAGATAACGCTATTAAAAGCGGTGCAAAAGGTATAAAAGTTCAAGTAAAAGGCAGAATAGGTGGTGCTGATTTGGCTAGAGCTGAGTGGTTCTTGGTGGGTAGAATGCCTCTACAAACACTAAGAGCTGATATAGATTATGGTTATGCTACTGCTTATACGAAATACGGTATCTTGGGTATAAAGGTGTGGATTTATAAAGGCGATATACTAAAAGGTGGAAAAGAAGAGATAATGAAAAAGATAGAAGAAGATCTTGTAAGCCAAGCAAAGGAGGTATAA
- the rplP gene encoding 50S ribosomal protein L16, translating into MSFLQPSRQKYRKTQRGTLKGKSFRGNQVAFGEYGIQALESHWITQRQIEASRIALVRSLRKGTKVWIRIFPDKPYTKKPAEVRGGGGKGDPEGYVAVVKPGRIMFEFSDVPQDMAEEAFRKVSAKLPIKVRLVKAGGMSI; encoded by the coding sequence ATGTCTTTTTTACAACCTAGTAGACAAAAATATAGAAAAACCCAGAGAGGTACTTTAAAAGGTAAATCTTTTAGAGGAAATCAGGTGGCTTTTGGAGAATACGGTATTCAAGCGTTGGAAAGCCATTGGATTACTCAGAGACAGATAGAAGCTTCTCGTATAGCTTTGGTGAGAAGTCTAAGAAAGGGTACAAAGGTATGGATTAGAATTTTTCCCGATAAGCCATATACCAAGAAACCTGCAGAGGTTAGAGGTGGTGGTGGTAAAGGTGATCCAGAAGGCTATGTAGCCGTTGTAAAACCTGGTAGAATAATGTTTGAATTCTCAGATGTACCTCAAGATATGGCCGAAGAAGCTTTTAGAAAAGTATCCGCTAAGCTGCCTATAAAGGTAAGACTTGTTAAGGCAGGAGGCATGAGCATATGA
- the rpsE gene encoding 30S ribosomal protein S5, with protein MGAKDLNQRIDAKRIEQGITTLDDIQFEERLLEAARTTRVTKGGKRFSFSALVVIGDKRGYVGFGLGKAREVPLSIAKAIEDAKKKTIRVPIVNGTIPHDVVGEYGSARIIAFPARRGTGVIAGGAAKPIFELAGYTDVLTKVVGSSNHHNVVRAVFDALLKLRDIDAIAKVKGATVEDLRERYNIYAR; from the coding sequence GTGGGCGCTAAGGATTTAAACCAAAGGATAGACGCTAAAAGGATAGAGCAAGGTATAACCACTCTTGATGATATTCAGTTTGAAGAGAGGCTTTTAGAAGCTGCCAGAACTACCCGTGTTACAAAAGGTGGGAAGCGTTTTTCTTTTAGCGCTTTGGTAGTGATAGGTGATAAAAGAGGTTATGTAGGGTTTGGACTTGGTAAAGCTAGAGAAGTTCCACTTTCTATAGCAAAAGCAATAGAAGATGCTAAAAAGAAAACCATAAGAGTTCCTATAGTAAATGGCACTATACCTCATGACGTTGTTGGAGAGTATGGTTCTGCTCGCATTATAGCTTTTCCAGCTAGAAGAGGCACCGGTGTTATAGCTGGCGGTGCTGCTAAGCCTATATTTGAATTGGCGGGCTATACGGATGTGCTTACAAAGGTAGTGGGAAGTTCAAATCATCATAACGTAGTAAGGGCTGTGTTTGATGCGCTTTTAAAATTAAGAGATATAGATGCAATAGCTAAAGTAAAAGGTGCAACTGTAGAGGATTTGAGAGAAAGATACAACATATACGCGAGGTGA
- the rpsQ gene encoding 30S ribosomal protein S17, with translation MKEKKWHQKRKEFKGVVVSNKMDKSVVVKVNREMPDPLYGKRVIKSTKFHAHDPENACSVGDVVLIRETRPISKTKRWVVVKILSKNSSLQS, from the coding sequence ATGAAAGAGAAAAAGTGGCATCAGAAGAGAAAAGAGTTTAAAGGTGTTGTTGTTAGCAACAAGATGGATAAATCTGTAGTTGTAAAAGTAAATAGAGAAATGCCAGATCCATTGTACGGTAAAAGAGTTATAAAATCTACTAAATTCCATGCTCATGATCCGGAGAATGCTTGCTCTGTCGGCGATGTTGTGCTTATCAGAGAGACTAGACCGATATCCAAAACAAAAAGATGGGTGGTAGTTAAAATTTTATCTAAAAATTCTTCTTTGCAGTCTTAG
- the rpsS gene encoding 30S ribosomal protein S19: MWDEFRAFVNKKAWVDPKLWATIRKMNQTGDRKVVKTYSRDSQVISDFVNHTIAVHNGKTFVPIYITPEMVGHKLGEFAPTRTFRSHPEKSAKVVKKK; this comes from the coding sequence ATTTGGGATGAATTTAGAGCTTTTGTAAACAAAAAAGCTTGGGTAGATCCAAAGCTATGGGCGACGATAAGAAAAATGAATCAGACCGGTGATAGAAAAGTAGTTAAGACTTATTCTAGGGATAGCCAAGTAATATCCGATTTTGTTAACCATACTATAGCTGTTCATAACGGTAAGACTTTCGTACCCATATATATAACTCCTGAAATGGTAGGTCATAAGTTGGGGGAATTTGCTCCTACTAGGACTTTTAGATCTCACCCAGAAAAATCTGCTAAAGTAGTAAAGAAGAAGTGA
- the secY gene encoding preprotein translocase subunit SecY, translating to MNNFLKEIFELETLRKRVVFTLIVFAIYRLGSHIPIPGVDPVALADFMSNLKGSLFSLYDIFSGGNLSRMTLFALGVMPYISASIVMQLLSSAIPELQKLAKEEGDYGRQKINEYTKYITVFVAGFQSLGIATWLEHQTSPHGYPVVPHGGILFVVVAVLGMVASTMILVWLGDMITEKGIGNGMSMLIFAGIVANFPEATIRFVSMLRHGDISPFAFVGAILIIIAVIAAIVIFQEAERRIPIQYPRRQVGRQEFVGGATYLPIKLNPAGVIPIIFAQSLLIVPSTILGFIKNPIAQSIHDAFNPLSLPYNFAYVVLIIFFTYFYTAVLINPYDVAENLKKANGFIPGVRPGQQTVKFFESVINRLVIIGAAFLSIVAIVPLFLTVWLKVPFYFGGTTALIVVGVALDTLNQIDAQIITKKYKAYTRKK from the coding sequence GTGAATAATTTTTTAAAAGAAATATTTGAACTAGAAACCTTAAGAAAAAGAGTAGTATTTACTTTAATAGTATTTGCTATATATAGACTTGGTAGCCATATACCGATTCCTGGTGTAGACCCTGTAGCTCTAGCGGACTTTATGAGCAACTTAAAAGGGTCTTTGTTTTCTTTGTACGATATATTTTCTGGTGGTAATCTTTCGCGGATGACATTGTTTGCTCTTGGTGTAATGCCTTATATATCAGCTTCTATCGTTATGCAGCTTTTATCAAGCGCAATACCGGAACTTCAAAAATTGGCAAAGGAAGAGGGTGATTACGGAAGGCAGAAAATAAACGAATACACAAAATATATAACAGTGTTTGTTGCAGGTTTCCAATCGCTGGGCATAGCTACTTGGTTGGAACATCAGACTTCTCCTCACGGATATCCTGTTGTTCCTCATGGTGGAATACTTTTTGTAGTTGTTGCGGTACTTGGAATGGTAGCCAGCACTATGATATTGGTATGGCTTGGTGATATGATAACGGAAAAAGGTATAGGCAACGGCATGTCTATGCTTATATTTGCCGGTATAGTTGCCAATTTTCCAGAGGCTACCATAAGATTTGTATCTATGCTTAGGCATGGAGATATTAGTCCTTTTGCTTTCGTAGGGGCTATACTTATAATTATTGCTGTAATAGCCGCTATTGTAATATTTCAAGAAGCAGAGAGAAGAATACCTATACAATATCCAAGAAGGCAAGTGGGAAGGCAAGAATTTGTTGGTGGTGCTACATATTTACCCATTAAGCTAAATCCAGCAGGTGTTATACCTATTATATTTGCTCAATCTCTTTTAATTGTTCCTTCTACAATACTAGGATTTATAAAGAATCCCATAGCTCAGTCTATACATGATGCTTTTAATCCTCTTTCTTTGCCTTACAATTTTGCTTACGTGGTGCTAATAATATTTTTCACATATTTTTATACAGCTGTTTTGATTAATCCTTACGATGTGGCTGAGAACTTGAAAAAAGCAAATGGTTTCATACCAGGTGTAAGGCCAGGTCAACAAACTGTAAAGTTTTTTGAAAGTGTTATAAATAGGTTAGTTATCATAGGAGCTGCTTTCTTATCCATAGTGGCTATTGTGCCTTTGTTTTTGACTGTTTGGTTAAAAGTACCTTTTTACTTTGGTGGTACCACCGCTCTTATAGTGGTTGGAGTAGCCTTAGATACTCTAAATCAAATAGATGCTCAAATAATAACTAAAAAGTATAAAGCTTATACGAGGAAAAAGTGA
- the rplX gene encoding 50S ribosomal protein L24: MAFKIKRGDKVKVLAGKDRGKISTVEFLDSKSGKAIVKNINIAKKHVKAIEGRREGGIYEIELPMPISKVMLVCPKCEKPTRVGFRIEEKDGVVRKYRYCKKCNENIDLVYEKNKVKR, encoded by the coding sequence ATGGCTTTTAAGATAAAAAGAGGCGATAAAGTAAAAGTATTGGCTGGTAAAGATAGAGGCAAAATCAGTACTGTTGAATTTTTGGATAGCAAAAGCGGTAAAGCAATCGTTAAAAACATCAACATAGCTAAAAAGCACGTTAAGGCTATAGAAGGAAGAAGAGAAGGCGGTATATACGAAATAGAGCTTCCTATGCCTATATCTAAGGTTATGCTTGTATGTCCAAAATGCGAAAAACCTACAAGAGTAGGCTTTAGAATAGAAGAGAAAGATGGTGTAGTTAGAAAATATAGATATTGTAAAAAGTGTAATGAAAACATAGATCTTGTTTATGAGAAAAATAAGGTGAAGAGGTAA
- the rplN gene encoding 50S ribosomal protein L14, with translation MIQRQSYLNVADNSGAKKVQMIGIPYALRQYVSVGDVVTVTVKEATPNGAAKKGKVYRAVVVRVAKELKRSDGSYIKFDDNAVILLNQYGESLGTRILGPIAREVRNRGFTKIASLAAEVV, from the coding sequence ATGATACAGAGGCAGAGTTATTTGAATGTGGCTGATAATTCTGGAGCAAAAAAGGTGCAGATGATAGGTATACCTTATGCTCTAAGACAGTATGTTAGTGTTGGAGATGTTGTAACGGTGACCGTTAAAGAAGCAACCCCAAACGGCGCAGCTAAGAAAGGTAAAGTTTATAGAGCTGTAGTGGTAAGGGTTGCCAAAGAGCTAAAAAGAAGCGACGGTTCTTATATAAAATTTGATGATAATGCCGTCATACTATTGAATCAGTATGGTGAATCCCTCGGTACTCGTATATTGGGACCTATAGCAAGAGAAGTCAGAAATAGAGGTTTTACCAAGATTGCTTCTTTGGCTGCGGAGGTTGTATAA
- the rplF gene encoding 50S ribosomal protein L6, producing the protein MSRIGKKPIAIPNNVKVSLDGNVLTIEGPKGKLSMPVHEIVNVKIDNNQITVSKNQESPFAQAMHGTTAALIKNTIEGVSKGYSVTLEVVGLGYKAAMKGQELELNLGYSHPIYYKPPAGIKLEVKENKITVSGIDKQLVGQVAAEIIKFRKPDPYKGKGIRYEGQVLKLKPGKSAGKGKK; encoded by the coding sequence ATGTCTAGAATAGGTAAAAAACCAATAGCTATACCTAACAACGTTAAGGTTTCTTTAGATGGTAATGTGTTAACTATAGAAGGTCCCAAGGGCAAACTGTCAATGCCTGTTCATGAAATTGTGAATGTAAAGATAGACAACAATCAAATAACGGTATCAAAAAATCAAGAGTCTCCTTTTGCTCAGGCTATGCATGGTACCACTGCAGCTCTTATAAAAAACACGATAGAAGGTGTTTCTAAGGGATACTCAGTGACTTTAGAGGTGGTTGGTCTTGGCTATAAAGCGGCCATGAAAGGTCAAGAACTGGAGTTAAATTTAGGGTATTCACATCCAATATACTATAAACCGCCTGCTGGTATTAAGCTTGAGGTTAAAGAAAATAAGATTACAGTATCCGGTATAGATAAACAGTTAGTGGGTCAAGTGGCTGCTGAAATTATAAAGTTTAGGAAACCCGATCCTTACAAAGGAAAGGGTATAAGATACGAAGGTCAAGTGCTTAAACTAAAACCAGGGAAATCTGCAGGTAAAGGTAAGAAGTAA
- the rplO gene encoding 50S ribosomal protein L15: MNLHELKPNESAVKDKKRIGRGLGSGKGKTAGRGYKGQKSRSGDNRVAPYFEGGQTPLHMRVPKVGFRSPFKKEYSVINLSMLEKHFNDGDEITKETLLAKSLIKKGKPVKILGMGEVTKKFKVKVDAISSSAKQKIEAAGGSVEILEAAGE, from the coding sequence ATGAATTTGCATGAGTTAAAACCAAATGAAAGCGCTGTAAAAGATAAAAAGCGTATAGGTAGGGGTTTAGGTTCTGGTAAAGGTAAAACAGCAGGCAGAGGATATAAAGGTCAGAAGTCTAGGTCTGGTGACAACAGAGTGGCTCCTTACTTTGAAGGTGGTCAAACACCACTACATATGAGAGTACCAAAGGTAGGTTTTAGAAGTCCTTTTAAGAAGGAATATTCTGTAATAAATTTATCAATGCTAGAAAAACATTTTAACGATGGCGATGAGATTACCAAAGAAACTCTTCTTGCTAAAAGCTTGATAAAAAAGGGTAAACCTGTAAAAATTTTAGGTATGGGTGAAGTCACTAAAAAATTTAAGGTAAAAGTAGATGCTATATCTTCATCCGCCAAGCAGAAAATAGAAGCTGCTGGTGGTAGTGTGGAGATTTTAGAGGCAGCAGGTGAATAA
- the rpmC gene encoding 50S ribosomal protein L29, whose amino-acid sequence MKARDLHQLSIQELEAKLKELKTELFKLRITKKIEGLKEPSKIRDTKRDIARILTVINEKRRGQAV is encoded by the coding sequence ATGAAAGCTAGAGATCTTCATCAGTTAAGCATACAAGAGCTTGAGGCTAAGCTTAAAGAGTTGAAAACAGAGTTGTTTAAACTCCGTATTACAAAAAAGATCGAAGGTCTTAAAGAGCCTTCTAAAATAAGGGATACAAAGCGAGATATAGCAAGGATTTTGACAGTAATAAACGAAAAGAGGAGAGGCCAAGCGGTATGA
- the rplR gene encoding 50S ribosomal protein L18, producing the protein MKLTREEKRIKRHRRIRKKISGTASRPRLCMYRSLNAFYASLVDDITGNAILTVSSLGKEYVDATGKRGGKSIEAVQKVAEILVQKAKEKGIDKAVFDRSGYLYHGKVKAFAEKCRELGLIN; encoded by the coding sequence ATGAAGCTTACGAGAGAAGAAAAGCGTATTAAAAGGCATAGAAGGATAAGAAAAAAAATAAGCGGTACAGCTTCAAGACCAAGATTATGTATGTACAGAAGCTTGAACGCTTTTTACGCTTCTTTGGTGGATGATATTACTGGTAACGCTATTCTTACAGTATCATCTTTGGGCAAAGAATATGTGGATGCCACTGGTAAAAGAGGTGGCAAGTCTATAGAAGCTGTTCAGAAAGTAGCTGAAATTTTGGTCCAAAAAGCCAAAGAAAAAGGTATAGATAAAGCGGTTTTTGATAGATCTGGTTATCTTTATCATGGTAAAGTCAAGGCTTTTGCAGAAAAGTGCAGAGAGTTAGGGCTTATAAATTAG
- a CDS encoding type Z 30S ribosomal protein S14 produces MPRKAKVVKDLKHFPKYATRQKNRCPICGRPRGFLRRFNMCRLCFREMALSGEITGVRKSSW; encoded by the coding sequence ATGCCTAGAAAAGCGAAAGTTGTAAAGGATTTGAAGCATTTCCCTAAGTATGCCACTAGACAAAAAAATAGATGTCCTATATGCGGAAGACCTAGAGGGTTTTTAAGGAGATTCAACATGTGTAGGTTGTGTTTTAGAGAGATGGCTTTAAGCGGTGAGATTACCGGAGTAAGAAAATCCAGTTGGTGA
- the rplW gene encoding 50S ribosomal protein L23 yields the protein MRAPEEVIIRPIITEKTNRLMEDLNKYVFEVHKDANKHEIKHAVEKLFGVKVKAVNTLYARPRVKRTITRRGRVYGATRGYKKAIITLDKNSKIDFMSL from the coding sequence ATGAGAGCACCTGAGGAAGTTATTATACGTCCTATAATCACTGAAAAGACAAATAGATTGATGGAAGATTTAAATAAGTATGTATTTGAAGTTCACAAAGATGCTAACAAACATGAAATAAAGCATGCTGTGGAAAAGCTGTTTGGAGTAAAAGTGAAAGCTGTTAACACTCTTTATGCAAGACCAAGGGTAAAAAGGACAATAACAAGAAGAGGCAGAGTTTACGGTGCCACAAGAGGTTATAAGAAGGCCATTATTACCCTTGATAAGAATTCAAAAATAGATTTTATGAGCTTGTGA
- the rpmD gene encoding 50S ribosomal protein L30, translating into MKLKIVLRRGLAGKDKAKKEAVRSLGLKKVGETVILEKNPMVCGNLEKVKHLVCVEELS; encoded by the coding sequence ATGAAGCTTAAGATAGTTTTGAGAAGAGGATTGGCTGGCAAAGATAAAGCAAAAAAAGAAGCTGTTAGGAGTTTAGGTCTAAAGAAAGTTGGTGAAACCGTTATATTAGAGAAAAATCCTATGGTATGTGGAAACCTTGAAAAGGTAAAACACCTTGTATGCGTGGAGGAGCTGTCATGA
- the rpsH gene encoding 30S ribosomal protein S8 gives MDVIADMFARIRNGIQRKRDFVDVPHSKLKQRILELLKQEGYIQNYEILEDDAHKKGNQPTIRIYLKYLDQRKTRSAIENIEKVSTPGRRVYTPIKKMPHVRRGLGLAIVSCDSGIISDAQARKLKKGGEIIGYVY, from the coding sequence ATGGATGTTATTGCTGATATGTTTGCTAGAATTAGAAATGGTATTCAAAGAAAAAGAGATTTTGTGGATGTACCGCACTCTAAATTAAAACAACGTATTTTAGAGCTTTTAAAACAAGAAGGTTATATACAAAATTATGAAATTTTAGAAGATGATGCCCATAAAAAGGGTAATCAACCTACTATAAGGATTTATTTAAAGTATCTTGATCAAAGAAAAACACGTTCTGCAATAGAAAATATAGAAAAAGTATCTACTCCAGGTAGAAGAGTTTATACACCTATAAAGAAGATGCCTCATGTAAGAAGGGGTCTTGGGTTGGCCATAGTGTCTTGTGATAGTGGTATAATATCAGATGCTCAAGCCAGAAAACTTAAAAAGGGCGGCGAAATTATAGGATACGTTTATTAA
- the rplB gene encoding 50S ribosomal protein L2 gives MGVRKLKPVTNGQRHAILYDYSELTRREPEKSLTYYYKRALGRSRQQGKITSRWKGAGNKIRYRLIDFKRDKSLIPAKVYSIEYDPFRSARIVLLHYKDGEKKYILWPDKLNVGDTVVSISYEDAIKGKELPDIKPGNAMPLRFIPVGTFIHNIELNPGRGAKLVRAAGLSAQVIGKIEGYAQVRLPSGEVRLINDKCMATIGVVGLAEHELVKLGKAGRSRWLGMRPNVRGTAMNPVDHPHGGGEGKTKGKHPESPWGWKTKGYKTKRGKRYSDRFIISKRNAGGKV, from the coding sequence ATGGGTGTAAGAAAGTTAAAACCTGTAACAAATGGACAAAGACACGCTATACTTTACGATTATTCTGAGCTTACCAGGAGAGAACCAGAAAAAAGCCTTACTTATTACTATAAAAGGGCTTTGGGTAGAAGTAGGCAACAGGGTAAAATTACTTCAAGATGGAAAGGCGCTGGTAACAAAATAAGATATCGTTTGATAGATTTTAAGAGAGACAAAAGTCTTATACCGGCAAAAGTTTATTCAATAGAGTATGACCCATTTAGAAGTGCTCGTATAGTTTTGCTTCATTATAAAGATGGTGAAAAAAAGTATATTTTGTGGCCTGATAAACTTAACGTAGGAGATACGGTGGTTTCTATAAGCTATGAAGACGCTATTAAAGGAAAGGAACTTCCTGATATAAAGCCCGGCAACGCTATGCCTTTGCGATTTATTCCTGTGGGTACTTTTATTCACAACATAGAGTTAAATCCCGGCAGAGGGGCAAAGCTTGTAAGAGCCGCCGGTTTATCAGCCCAAGTTATAGGTAAGATAGAAGGATATGCTCAAGTGCGTTTACCTTCTGGTGAGGTAAGGCTTATAAATGATAAATGTATGGCTACCATTGGTGTTGTAGGCCTAGCCGAACATGAGCTTGTTAAACTGGGAAAGGCTGGTAGATCTAGATGGCTAGGTATGAGACCAAATGTTCGTGGTACAGCTATGAACCCAGTGGATCACCCACATGGTGGTGGTGAAGGTAAAACAAAAGGTAAGCATCCAGAATCTCCTTGGGGTTGGAAAACTAAAGGCTATAAGACCAAGAGAGGAAAGAGATATTCCGATAGGTTCATAATATCTAAGAGGAATGCTGGAGGTAAGGTATAA
- the rplE gene encoding 50S ribosomal protein L5 codes for MSTDVKQKQRLQERFEKVVVPRLMEKFNYKSPMEVPRIIKIVVNMGVGEAISDIKNLDRAMEDLKLITGQYPSVRKAKKSEASFKLRKGLPIGLKVTLRKDRMWNFLDKLISVALPRVKDFKGLNPRSFDGRGNYAFGLSEQIVFPEIDYEKVDAIRGMDILINTSAKTDEEALYLLALLGLPIRAY; via the coding sequence ATGTCTACAGATGTGAAGCAAAAACAAAGATTGCAAGAGAGATTTGAAAAAGTTGTGGTACCTAGATTGATGGAAAAGTTTAATTATAAAAGCCCGATGGAAGTTCCAAGGATAATAAAGATAGTGGTAAATATGGGTGTAGGAGAAGCTATAAGCGATATAAAAAATCTAGATAGAGCTATGGAAGATTTAAAGCTTATAACTGGCCAATATCCTTCTGTTAGAAAAGCTAAAAAATCAGAGGCTTCTTTTAAGTTAAGAAAAGGACTTCCAATAGGCTTAAAGGTTACTTTAAGAAAGGATAGAATGTGGAACTTTTTAGATAAGTTAATATCTGTAGCGTTGCCTCGTGTGAAAGATTTTAAAGGTTTAAATCCTAGGTCTTTCGATGGTAGAGGAAATTATGCTTTTGGTTTATCAGAGCAAATAGTGTTTCCAGAGATAGATTATGAAAAAGTAGACGCCATAAGAGGTATGGATATTCTTATTAATACAAGCGCAAAAACTGATGAGGAAGCCTTGTATTTGTTAGCTTTGCTTGGATTGCCCATAAGAGCTTATTAA
- the rplV gene encoding 50S ribosomal protein L22, translating into MSIEVVSKAVHKNARISPLKASQVLRLLRGKPVEYAMYQLSFMNKKAAVIIKNVLKSAVANAEQKGIDPTKLVILEAKADKGIMFRKWMPRAHGRATMMRKNTSHITIALGELQEATEEAK; encoded by the coding sequence ATGAGTATAGAAGTAGTAAGTAAGGCTGTTCATAAAAACGCTAGGATCTCACCCCTTAAGGCTTCTCAAGTGTTGAGGCTTTTAAGAGGAAAACCCGTAGAATATGCTATGTACCAGCTTAGTTTTATGAACAAAAAAGCTGCTGTGATTATAAAAAATGTTTTAAAGAGTGCTGTAGCAAACGCTGAGCAAAAGGGTATTGATCCTACGAAGTTAGTGATATTGGAAGCGAAAGCTGATAAAGGTATTATGTTTAGAAAGTGGATGCCAAGAGCTCATGGTAGGGCCACTATGATGAGAAAAAATACATCTCATATCACTATAGCTTTAGGAGAGTTGCAAGAAGCTACTGAGGAGGCTAAGTAA